In Lagenorhynchus albirostris chromosome 1, mLagAlb1.1, whole genome shotgun sequence, the sequence GAGTGTACCTCCTAGAATCATTCTGTTACTGTTTTTTCCAGTTAATAATTAATTTCACTTGTGCTGTTAATTATGCTGAGAATCatgatgttaaaataaaagataataccTTTGACCTCAGAAGATGTTTAACGAACAAAATTTTAGCTTGAGTTTTAGATCTAAAGCTTTTGCCCAAACTTAtgtttccttttaatatattgtaaaATTAATAGACCTAAAAGTTTATAGGAATTATAAAAAATGTCCTTGGCACAGATATTGAAATGCAAAGAATATGACTCAGTGCCAATGTGATTTAAATAAAAGTGACATTGGAACATTGCTATAAGAGAAGATTCTATGTTAAATGAGTTGAAAATAGTTGTTCTAGTACATGATTAACAATATTCaggaataaatttgtgtttcctTTATGACTGTTACCATTCTTAGTATTTGTTCTAGAGAAGTATGACTTTTCAATCCATAATTGTGTTTATAGGATCTTAGTGTGAACTTGCTATTTAAGCTTTAAAGACCATTTTTGTTAatgtaaaaattagaatttttatatttgttttgttcatttgtcttttttctttaaattttagctTCCATTGAAGATTGACATCATTAAACATCCAAATGAAACAGACGGCAAAAGCACTGCTATACATGCAAAACTCTTAGCACCTGAATTTGTGAATATTTATACATATCCTTGTATTCCAGAATATGAAGAAAAGGACCATGAAGTAGgcagcttatctttttttttttacaacttctcACGTTGAatcaaaaaatgaattttaaacccCATTGCCTTTCTGAACTTACTTGaacataatttaatattttgtttagtgaTCTAGGGTTAAATCTTATATAGCACTAAACAACGCACAGTTTACTTCACCATTGTCTTCAAAGATCAAATGATCCTAGATGTTGAGCTTTTTTGAGTCTGTCTTTCTACTTTTTATTGTTTGCATTATTTCTTCAGGTTTTTACTCTTTGCCAGTACTACTACGCCTGCTTTTAGTTTTCTCCCATCTCCATTCTCCTGCCTATACTACACATAGATAGTCTAATTTGATACAAACTGAGAAACCAGATTACAAATGTTGTTGGAATttctccagaagaagaagagacagacTAATGTAGAAGGATTTTTAGAAATTCTCTCTAAATTAAGAGCATTAGTACATGGCCTTTGTAATATTTCTTTTGGCTACTCAGAGGCCTTCCTTACTCATTTCTAGATTCTTAATTGGTTTTCACATAGTTGAAGTGGTCACGTTAGTGACAGCTGGTCTTGTTGAAAAGTGATGTTGCAATAGATCTCAAAAAACTAGGGCTTGAATACTTCTGAAAGAAGCACATAAACCCTTTTAGGTCTCTTGGGGGAACATTTGTTGGTATGGTTAATttagaagcaaaattaaaaatacattcatttgttcaagGAAGAACTTGGTAAGTTTTTCCTTTCCtatcaatatatttatattttttggttgAGTTTATAGAAAGTTGTGTTTGTAAATAATATATGAGTTTCGGATCTAggaatatatttgtatttccttctCTGGTCAGCTAGGTTATCGTCTATGTCAATTAAATAGAACACAGTGCTAGGTAATATAAAAAGATGTGACATGATTATAGTCCAAGAAAACTAAAAAGCCCTGGACTTTGCTTATTGGGTATGGGGGATATGTAGGCATGCATCGTGAATGTCTGAAAAACTTTTATAATGTCGAATTTTATCAATTcaagattttaaagtttattttaatatttattttttcatattaaaaatgatacattttcatTCAAGAAAACTTGGGAAATAGAGAAACGTATGGAGGATAACGTCTGTGATTCTATcaacatttgttcatttaacagatatttactggGTGCCTGCTTTGTGGCAGGAGTTTTTATACTTTGGATATATAGTACAGTATATAAAGTCTCAGTAAAAACATGCTGAAAGAAAGGAGGTGCCATAATTTACTGAATTATTCCTTGAAACTtagatttctttagttttagtttttcactgtaATAAGTATACTTTAACAAATATTCTGGGTATTGTGAGTATGGTGTgtgtttagaattattttattaagataAATTCCCATATGTGAAATTATTTGACCAAAGGGTATGAACATTTCAAGACTCTTGACTTaaattgccaaattgctttcacAAAGAGTTATACTATTTAAACCTGATGTCAGTAATGGCTGTAAAGGCCTATTACACCATTTCCTCACCAGCATTGGCTGTATCATTTGCTTTATCGTTGCTTATTATAGGTGAAAATGGTATTTAATTATTGAGCACTTTTCAATGGTTCTTTTACAAAGTACCCCATACTTTGCCTTTTATCTTATGAAATATTATAGACTTTAGTTTTTTGATTTAAGGTACAATTAACTGAGCTTCTCTCAATAGGTGAATAACTTATTTTGAAGTACAAAAATAATTCTAGGTAGTGTATTATGATTATAAATTACTAGGGAAGAGCCAAAAACTTTACCATATATATTAAAGAGGCACATATAATAGAACCTAATGCTTGTTTCTCAGATACTCAAcgtattttttcctcttaaagttTTAAGTcagaatttattaattttgaagaTCATAATAGCACACTACTAACTTAAGCTTCTTTGCTTTAGGTTGCACTTGTTTTTCCTGGACCTAACTCTGTTTCAGTAAAAGAAATTTCTTTTCATCTCCAAGAAAAGATTCAAAATAATGTTGGAGGCAAAAATGATGACCTTGACAAGCCATTCATTAAACGCAAGAAAACTGAAGAACAGGATTTGAAtgacagcaagtgcaaagatacaacactgaaaaaaattgtattcatAGATAGCACCTggaaccaaacaaacaaaatattcacTGATGAGAGACTgcaaggtaagaaaaaaaatgttgcatGTTTTTGATTGTTCTGTCCCCCAGCTTTCATTTCAAAGAACTTCAAACCTACAGATTTATTGCAAGAAGAGTTGCATTGAATACACatacattttgccacatttgctttatttttcctcctctattatatgtatgtttgtgtacTTAGATATCATATATGTTTTTGgttgaaccatttgaaagtaagttgcaggCTTTGCAATACATCACCCTTAAATACCTAAGTGTACAACTTTTAAGAATAATTGCATGATCACTATACCGTTATCACtctaagaaaattaagaaaaattctgTGATATCTCATATGCAGTCCACATTCATATTTCCCTAATTAACCCCAAAATATCTGTTGTAGCTCTTTTCCTCTGATGCAGCATGTAAACTCAAATTGCATTTGGTTattatgtctctttagtctcttttaatgTAGAACAGtcccctgtttttgtttttcatgacttAGACTTGCGTGAAGAGGATAGGTCAATTGTCTGAATGTTTCAATATTAGATtcagtttaaatatttttgcaagGATACTTCAGATAAGGATAAATACAGGGTTGCCCATGACAATTACAGTTTATATCTATTGTTTCgatataattattaatagcatcCCCTTTCACTCTCGGAAATGAAGCTGTTTGGCTGATTAATTATATGGTTAACCTATTCATAGCTCAGGTTGTATATATCAGATCAGGAGGATATAATGTAAGTTGTTCCATTACTGCTGATAACTTTAATTCCTTGATTAAAGTGGTGATTGCCAAATTTCTCCATTATAAAAGTTATTTTCGTCATTGAAATTAGTAGTAATCTGTGGGGTGATGCTTTAAGACGGTGAACTATTCCCAACTGCTTTTTACTGAGTGGTTTTAGTATTTATTGATGACTGTTGCCTaaatcagtaattacattaaggattacaaaatgatgaaattttaatattattatttcttctacatttgtTAGCTGGCATTCTTATGTAAagaagagcttttcttttttccctctcttctttttttctctttttgagatcACTGTGGTCTTATGGATTTCCTTTTAGTTCAGTGTATTATAATGTATCAtgattgtattctttttgatgtccAAATTGTCTAAAATTTTGCTATTGGGAGTCCCTTCAAGTCCTTTGTGGCATGGACTAATTAGTCTTTCTGTTACAACAGGATGTCCCAAGTTCACTTGTACTTTTTTTCCTGCCCCAGACCTAGAATTAATTACTTGAAGGAGCTGTGGTTCTTTTAGTGgggaatggtattagaaaccaagatctggtaAATTTATTACTGCTTGGATGTCATTGCTTCAGTGGACAgagccaaaagaaataaatagatatatattatGAGTTCACATGGATAGTTCCAATTCAGATTTAACattactttcttttgttttatgtttgtatgtttttctcttagAGTGAAAAGCTTAGTGTCTAATAATACTGGTTTAAAAAAGTTGCTTTACTTGCCCAATAACACAACTAGTAATACGAAGAATGTTACTTGTCTTGTTCCCTTGCACCTTACTCAGTTCTTCAGTCTTTCTCAGTAGTTTCTCTAAAAACTTTAGGTTTATTTCTAGCTCTTTGATGGCTTTATTTGTGTACCATGTATGATTAGAAAGCAAAGGAGCTACCCAGTTGGTATTAGGCAGTTTCCAAAACAGTTTCAAACTGGGAGAGCTTCTCCCAGGCAATTGTTAAAAATATCCATCCTCTAGAAAAGAAAGTTTATGACACTTTTTGGAATCCTGTGATAATTAGTCCCAAGCTAAAGTGAGCGACAATGCTAGATTTACCTAACTTTATTTATATCGTTTATATCTCTTGAAAACAGCATACATGTTAGAAAGATTGCTTTGTCATTCTAATTCTGTGTGCttgggtgtatgtgtgtatgacaGATAGGCAGAGAGATAGAGacaaagaagtgtgtgtgtgtgtgtgtgtgtgtgtgtgtgtgtgtgtgtgtgtgtatgagagagagacagagacagagaaagatgacgGAGCATAAGATTTGCAGCATTGTTGCTAATGTTTAGTAGATGAAACCCTAAAGTCCCGCTCTTTGGAGTACTGCCTGCCACGTTACCTTGGATGGTTACAGCAGCAAGTTACTCCTCAGTTTGAAGATTTTCCGGAGCCTTTTCTTTAAATTACTTTATATGGTAATTGAAAAGGTCAAGTGAAGAACACAAGTGATAACacttgaaaaaattgtaaaaggaaCTACTGAGGTACAATTCAAATATGTTTTCAGCCGTTGCGCTTAAGGCTTCAAATCACATTTGTACAAaaaatttctgtttctcagaTCACATAGAAAGTATCATATATTTCAATTCTGTGCtacatcagaattttaaaagggatttctTAAACCCTTCAAAATCATGAAGTAAATGGATTTCTAGAGTCAGTCTTCTCTGCGTGCCCTATTTCACCCCCTGCCTCTTCTGGCTCCTCATTACACCACAAGAAATATTTAGGGCTTGGCATATTTATAATCTCTACATATGTGAAATACCAGTTTCCAGATAAGCCAAGTTACTTCCACAAGAAACAGCCCTTTTTTGTTATAAATCATTGCCATTAGGTTTTAAAACGGTTTATCATTTGATAGGATTAAACTGAACAAACCAActctaaacctcagtttaaaCCCTCAAATGTAGTGTATTGGAATGTTTGTTTCTGTTATCTTATTATGAATGTTGAGATTAAGAATCCCCTTAATGTAACATACTGTTTTGCCAGACTTTACAGACAGAGAGCTGTAGATGTTTTACTGctgtcaaaataaaacatttgaagtTTGAGTGCCTAATTTAATCATAAAATGTAAGCCCTCAAGTGAAAAATGGCATAACATCCTTGAAGATCCACCACAGAAAGGCTTGGGGGAATGCAGTGGGGAAGGATGGTTTCTTTTTGTTGGAGAAGGAGTCAAAATTGTTAAAACTAGCATTCatcacttcaataagtggtgctgggaaaactggagagctacatgtaaaagaatgaaattagaacatcctcTAACatcgtatacaaaaataaactcaaaatggattaaagacttaaatgtaagaccagatactttaataaaggaaaacataggcagaacactctttgacataaatcagagcaatatttttttggatccatctcctaaagcaaaggaaataaaagcaaaaataaataaatggaacctaattaaacttataagGTTTTGTACAAcagaggaaaccatcaataaaatgaaaagacaacctattgaatggaagaaaatatttgcaaatgatatgactgataagagagtgatatccaacatatataaatagctcatcaCATCAAAAAGcgaataatctgattaaaaaatggacagaagaactgaatagacatttttccaaggagggaatacagatggccaacagacacatgaagtgatgctaatcattagggaattacaaatcaaaaccgcaatgagatatcacctcacacctgtcagaatggctatcatcaaaaagaacacaagtaacaaatgttggtgaggatgtggagaaaagggaacccttgtgcactgctagtgggaatgtaaattggtgcagccactatggaaaacagcggaggtttctcaaaaaactaaaaattgaactaccatatgatccagcaattccactcctggatatatattttaaaaaaactaaaaacactaattgaaagacatatgcaccccagtgttcatagcagcattatttacaattgccaagttatggaagcaacccaagtgtccatcaacagatgaatggataaagaatacgtggcatgtatgtatgtatgtatatatatatatatatatatatatatatatacacacacacacataaacacatacaaacatacacacagaatagaatactactcagccataaaaaagaatgaaattttgctatttgcagcgacatggatggacttggagggcattatgctaagggaaataaggcagacagggaaagacatactgtatgatatcacttatatgcggaatctaaaaaatacaacaaactagtgaatataacgaaagagaagcagactcacagagagaACAAACcgatggttaccagtggggagagggaaggcggGGAGGGGCAATagaggggtaggggagtaagagatacaaactattaagtataaaataagctacaaggatatattgtaaaacacagggaatatagccaatattttataataactataaatggagtataacctttaaaaattgtgaatcacagTATTAGAAATTTGTAACATATAATATCATACggcatacttcaattaaaaaagatttGCTCTTTTtagattaaattattatttagttttgctttttttgaccTGTATGTGGTTTTCAGGACTCACATTGTAAACTTAccattttgtttctaaatttgtagctagagtttattcattttcactgctgtgtaataTCTGATTGTGTGAATATACTACAGTTTACTCTGTCTCCTGTTGGTGACACAATtgaattatttctagtttttgctgTTACACACAGTGCTACTCTGAACATTCTTGCACATGTGCAAGCTTCCTCTAGGAAACGAACCTAGAAGCGGAATAGCTCTGTTGTTACATATAAGAATGTTCAGTTTTCCGAGATAATGCcacctgttttccaaagtgtgggTATACAAATTTATACTCCCATAATTAATGTGTAGGAGTTCCCATGGATCATAATCCCTCCTACCATTGTCTTGCCAAATGTTTGATTTTTGCCAATAGAGtgggtataaagtggtatctcattgtattgATAATGTGCCTTTCTCTAATTACTAATTGGACTGAGCatcattttgtttgcttatttggcCATACACATGTCCTGTTCTATGAATTATCTATGTCCATCTTTCTAGTGTTtcgtttttcttatttatttgtataaattctttatatattctagaataTAGATAATAATGTTTGAAATATCTTCTTGCAGTTTGTGGCtcctcttttaaatttctttatcttttgagGAACTGAAATTCTTAGTGTAGAATTTATCCATCTTTCATGTTTACCacttttgtgtcttttaaaaatcctctctACCCCAagatatttctaataatttgttcatagatgtaaaaaaatattttctgtgtatgTCAGAggtgtttcttccttttcagttctTGTGCatctaattaatttattatttttgtattgctGTGTTAACTAAGACCTCCAGTGCAGTATTGAATGGCAGGCTTGTGGAGGTCATCCCTGTTGTATTTCAGTCTGATAATCATTGTCTTTTAAATGACAGGTTTAATCAGTTTGTATTTGCTGTGAGTATTGATTTATTTGGAcctatttctatcatcttaattttatttttatttatcttgctctttactacttttttcttttcctggcttttctttttatttttcatattccattttttaatgttCCTATTTTGGTTCTTTTAGGGAATTGTACTATGCAcatgtaacttaaaaaaattcaaagtcaaacaatatttttacttctccttttgaaCACTGTAAGGCCTTAATACACTTAAGCTTGATTCATCCCCCTCCTagttattgttattttcttcattattttttgttctgtcttttattttcagGCCAcaaattagatattattattgtttttctttaatactgGCATCATTTCTTTGGATTTGCATAGATGTTTACCATTTTCTTTGCTCACCATTCTTATATAACTCAGACTGTTTTTTCTGAAATACATCTAGAAATTCATTCCATTGGATCTCCAGTTGGCATATGTTTATTGGcatatttttgtttgtctattaatatttttcactCTTGTTCTTGATATATAGTTCTGCTGGGTAGGTAATTTTAGGTTGCCAGTTATTTCCTCTTGGCACTTTGAAGATTTTATTCCAGAGTCTTCAATATTTTATTGTTCCTAATAAAAAGTCTCCTGTCATTTTGATTACCTTTCTTTTGTATATGCTCTATCTGTTCTCAATggctactttaaaaatattctctttagtCTTGCTCTTTTGCAGTTACACTACTATAAGGAAGATCTCTGCActgatttctttgtatttatcctccTTGAGATACATTATGTCATGTATCTGTgactttgcattttttaaaatagtttctgaaACAGTCATAGGCATTATCTCTTTAAATGCTATCTCTCATCCATTCTCTTTGCTGTCTCCCACAGAACTATTAGATATATATTTGATCCTTCATATCTCTTAATATCTTgatatgtttttatattatttatttcttgtcATTCTCTGCCACATTTCTTAGGTAGCTGTTAAGTTAAAGTGAGGCGTGATAGTAGGAAATCATTGATGACTCAGAGGTTCCTAATCTGGGTCAGTGGGCCAATTTTGATATTACCTTCTTcacttttatttctcactttaaaataaaatacgatTTTTACAAAGTATTTGCAAACTAAATATAATGTGAGTCTCAGTATTGGTCTAAGGTACTAAAAGCATTCTGGGTTTGTATGTTGACATCTGAGTTGTAAGAGATGAGAGTACTATTGTATGATTTCATGAGTCATTTCCTCTTTAAATATACAGGAGCAAGGCATTAGCTGACTGCGTTATTGAGTCTCTGAAACACAGATGTGACAGCTAATGAAACAGCTCTAGGTACTCTGTTCATgaacataatagccaaaaagtgataATCCAGAAGTAGTTTTAACAGTATTAAGGACCACTAACCTGCCTACCTGGTCTCAGTGAAATTCAGAACAATAGTTTAAATGTCAGTTTATCAAGGAAATGAAACTCTTCTGAAAATTGATGAATTTAGTCCTGTCACAGATTAAAGTCAAAAAAGACACTGGCAAGTAGAAGACAGAAAGAGATGAACATCTTAAATGTTAACTACTTTTAACCAATTTGCTACAGGTCCGAGACTTATACATAACTGTCATGGATAAGATTTCATCCTGTGTTTTATATTGCTTCTGTATATACCTTAATACATTTGAGAAAATATCCTATTTGGAATTGGGATTGAAGGAATTTAAAGAAAATCCTTAAAGTAATTAAGGGAAATTATTATTGTACCACACCCTGTGGTTAACAGGAAATATTTAtacttcttttatttgttttcgaCAGGGTTGCTACAAGTTGAgttgaaaacaagaaaaacttgCTTTTGGCGCCATCAAAAAGGAAAGCCAGATACCTTCCTTTCCACAATTGAAGCCATTTACTACTTTCTGGTAGATTATcatactgatattttaaaagagaaatacaaaggacaatatgataatcttttatttttctactcttttatgCATCAGTTGGTAAAGAATGCCAAATGCCCTGGAGACAAGGAAACAAGGAAACTTACCCATTAGTTTTTAGGAAgtcatttaatgtaattttattttgctaaaatcaataaaa encodes:
- the DTWD1 gene encoding tRNA-uridine aminocarboxypropyltransferase 1 isoform X1, giving the protein MSLNTPIFLKEREEDNSKFVEIQQSQTTSIAAEYPLQNLCLASQEVLQKAQQNGRSKCLKCGGSRMFYCYTCYVPVENVPIEQIPRVKLPLKIDIIKHPNETDGKSTAIHAKLLAPEFVNIYTYPCIPEYEEKDHEVALVFPGPNSVSVKEISFHLQEKIQNNVGGKNDDLDKPFIKRKKTEEQDLNDSKCKDTTLKKIVFIDSTWNQTNKIFTDERLQGLLQVELKTRKTCFWRHQKGKPDTFLSTIEAIYYFLVDYHTDILKEKYKGQYDNLLFFYSFMHQLVKNAKCPGDKETRKLTH
- the DTWD1 gene encoding tRNA-uridine aminocarboxypropyltransferase 1 isoform X2; the protein is MVSLKEREEDNSKFVEIQQSQTTSIAAEYPLQNLCLASQEVLQKAQQNGRSKCLKCGGSRMFYCYTCYVPVENVPIEQIPRVKLPLKIDIIKHPNETDGKSTAIHAKLLAPEFVNIYTYPCIPEYEEKDHEVALVFPGPNSVSVKEISFHLQEKIQNNVGGKNDDLDKPFIKRKKTEEQDLNDSKCKDTTLKKIVFIDSTWNQTNKIFTDERLQGLLQVELKTRKTCFWRHQKGKPDTFLSTIEAIYYFLVDYHTDILKEKYKGQYDNLLFFYSFMHQLVKNAKCPGDKETRKLTH
- the DTWD1 gene encoding tRNA-uridine aminocarboxypropyltransferase 1 isoform X3; the encoded protein is MSLNTPIFLKEREEDNSKFVEIQQSQTTSIAAEYPLQNLCLASQEVLQKAQQNGRSKCLKCGGSRMFYCYTCYVPVENVPIEQIPRVKLPLKIDIIKHPNETDGKSTAIHAKLLAPEFVNIYTYPCIPEYEEKDHEVALVFPGPNSVSVKEISFHLQEKIQNNVGGKNDDLDKPFIKRKKTEEQDLNDSKCKDTTLKKIVFIDSTWNQTNKIFTDERLQGLLQVELKTRKTCFWRHQKGKPDTFLSTIEAIYYFLVARTCLRMKPAKESRVER